The following are from one region of the Longimicrobium sp. genome:
- the rpsF gene encoding 30S ribosomal protein S6: protein MRDYEIVYIFGPELEEQQVNEKLERFHGLLTGANGGEITATDHWGRRQLAYEVARQNSGYYVVEHFRAPGEALPEFERALKLDESVLRYLVVVNEGDLPTTPVPPRERRDDESEDEAEG, encoded by the coding sequence TTGAGGGACTACGAGATCGTGTACATCTTCGGGCCCGAGCTCGAAGAACAGCAGGTGAACGAGAAGCTGGAACGCTTCCACGGCCTGCTGACCGGCGCCAACGGCGGCGAGATCACCGCCACCGACCACTGGGGCCGCCGCCAGCTCGCCTACGAGGTAGCGCGCCAGAACAGCGGCTACTACGTGGTGGAGCACTTCCGCGCGCCCGGCGAGGCGCTGCCGGAGTTCGAGCGCGCGCTCAAGCTGGATGAATCCGTTCTCCGCTACCTGGTGGTGGTGAACGAGGGCGACCTGCCCACCACGCCGGTGCCCCCCCGGGAGCGCCGCGATGACGAGTCCGAGGACGAGGCGGAGGGCTGA
- the rpsR gene encoding 30S ribosomal protein S18 gives MRGGRKACPMCEGAVRNIDYKDESTLSRFITERGKILPRRISGMCARHQRQVGTAIKRGRYLALLPYIAGHEA, from the coding sequence ATGCGCGGTGGACGCAAGGCGTGCCCCATGTGCGAGGGCGCCGTTCGGAATATCGACTACAAGGACGAGAGCACGCTCTCCCGCTTCATCACCGAGCGCGGCAAGATCCTGCCGCGGCGGATCAGCGGGATGTGCGCGCGGCACCAGCGGCAGGTGGGCACCGCCATCAAGCGCGGACGCTACCTGGCCCTGCTGCCGTATATCGCCGGCCACGAGGCGTAA
- the rplI gene encoding 50S ribosomal protein L9 — MQVILRDRLENLGEVGDVVDVRPGYARNYLIPKGLAYEATKANVRRIEAEKAAQTRREGETLNEARQRASAIEGVSLTFHARAGQEGKLFGSITSADIADKLAEQGVQIDRRTIELDEPIKSLGVTSVPVRLHPQVRPEIKVWVIAED; from the coding sequence ATGCAGGTGATTCTTCGGGACCGTCTCGAAAACCTGGGCGAGGTGGGCGACGTCGTAGACGTGCGCCCCGGCTACGCCCGCAACTACCTGATCCCCAAGGGGCTGGCGTACGAGGCCACCAAGGCCAACGTCCGCCGCATCGAGGCCGAGAAGGCCGCCCAGACCCGCCGCGAAGGCGAGACGCTGAACGAGGCGCGCCAGCGCGCTTCGGCCATCGAGGGCGTGTCGCTCACCTTCCACGCCCGCGCGGGCCAGGAAGGCAAGCTGTTCGGCTCCATCACGTCGGCCGACATTGCCGACAAGCTGGCCGAGCAGGGGGTTCAGATCGACCGCCGCACCATCGAGCTGGACGAGCCCATCAAGTCGCTGGGCGTCACCAGCGTCCCCGTGCGCCTGCACCCGCAGGTTCGCCCGGAGATCAAGGTGTGGGTGATCGCCGAGGACTGA
- the rsfS gene encoding ribosome silencing factor, with product MTDTPASSTPPSLPREVERAVELLFDRKAQDVVALDLRKLSTATDFFLIATGTSDTHVASIADHVVTELKTDGVRPLNVEGERGGRWVLVDYFDFVVHVFHPAAREFYQLERLWGDAPLHKIEPRAA from the coding sequence ATGACTGACACGCCCGCCAGTTCGACGCCGCCCAGCCTGCCCCGCGAGGTGGAGCGCGCGGTGGAGCTGCTTTTCGACCGCAAGGCCCAGGACGTCGTTGCGCTGGACCTGCGCAAGCTGTCCACGGCCACCGACTTCTTTTTGATCGCCACCGGCACGTCGGATACGCACGTGGCCTCCATCGCCGACCACGTGGTGACGGAGCTGAAGACCGACGGCGTCCGCCCGCTGAACGTCGAGGGCGAGCGCGGCGGCCGCTGGGTGCTGGTGGACTACTTCGACTTCGTGGTGCACGTGTTTCACCCCGCCGCCCGCGAGTTCTACCAGCTGGAACGGCTGTGGGGCGACGCGCCCCTGCACAAGATAGAGCCCCGCGCCGCGTAG